A single genomic interval of Rhinatrema bivittatum chromosome 12, aRhiBiv1.1, whole genome shotgun sequence harbors:
- the LOC115074222 gene encoding glucose-6-phosphatase-like, with product MDGLHDLGVQIVRHLQTHYSSSQDWFMFVSFAADLRNTFFVFFPIWFHLCEAVGIKLIWVAVIGDWLNLVFKWILFGQRPYWWVHDTDYYRNISAPVIQQFPVTCETGPGSPSGHAMGAAGVYYVMVTALLTIILKKNQPMLKSWCLRGVLWSGFWGVQICVCLSRIFLAAHFPHQVITGVISGMAVAEGFQHIQFIYKASLKRYIYTTLFLFCFALGFYLLLKVLGVDLLWTLEKAKRWCARPEWIHIDTTPFAGLLRNLGIFFGLGLALNSQLYLESCKGKQGRQLTFRLCCILSSLLALHLFDSFKPPTKDELLFYTLSFCKSAAVPLAAVAIIPYGVSQLLSHQDKKVL from the exons ATGGACGGGCTCCATGATTTGGGAGTCCAGATAGTGCGGCACCTACAGACCCACTATAGCAGCAGCCAAGACTGGTTCATGTTCGTCTCCTTCGCGGCGGATCTCAGGAACACCTTCTTCGTCTTCTTCCCCATCTGGTTCCACCTCTGCGAGGCAGTGGGCATCAAGCTCATCTGGGTGGCAGTGATTGGGGACTGGCTGAACCTGGTCTTTAAGTG gaTCCTCTTCGGCCAGAGGCCATACTGGTGGGTCCATGACACAGATTACTATAGGAACATATCTGCTCCTGTTATACAGCAGTTCCCGGTCACTTGTGAGACTGGCCCAG gaagcCCCTCTGGTCATGCTATGGGGGCAGCTGGAGTCTACTACGTGATGGTGACGGCACTTCTCACCATAATACTCAAGAAGAATCAGCCCATGCTGAAAAGCTG GTGTCTGCGGGGAGTGCTTTGGTCGGGATTTTGGGGGGTACAGATATGTGTCTGCTTGTCCAGGATCTTCCTAGCTGCGCATTTCCCTCATCAGGTCATTACAGGAGTCATTTCAG GCATGGCTGTTGCTGAAGGGTTTCAGCACATTCAGTTCATCTACAAGGCGAGTCTGAAAAGATACATCTACACCACCCTCTTCCTCTTCTGCTTCGCCCTGGGGTTCTACCTGCTGCTGAAGGTTCTCGGCGTGGACCTGCTCTGGACACTGGAGAAAGCCAAGAGATGGTGCGCCAGGCCCGAGTGGATCCACATCGACACCACCCCCTTTGCTGGCCTGCTCAGGAACCTGGGCATCTTCTTCGGACTGGGGCTAGCTCTCAACTCCCAGCTGTACCTGGAGAGCTGCAAGGGGAAGCAGGGGCGGCAGCTCACCTTCCGCCTGTGCTGCATCCTCTCCTCCCTGCTGGCCCTGCACCTGTTTGACTCCTTCAAACCTcccaccaaggacgagcttctgTTCTACACCCTGTCCTTCTGCAAGAGTGCGGCCGTGCCACTGGCTGCTGTGGCCATCATCCCCTATGGCGTGTCTCAACTTCTAAGCCACCAAGACAAGAAGGTGCTATAG